Proteins encoded in a region of the Patescibacteria group bacterium genome:
- the rplA gene encoding 50S ribosomal protein L1, producing MHGKKYLKSLSLIDKNKIYAPEEAIALAKQTSNVRFDATLELHFRLGIDPTKGEQLVRGSAVLPHSFGKSKKVVAFVPADKEKEAKEAGADIVGGEELIKEIAESKKCDFDVAIATPDMMPKLAKVAKILGPRGLMPNPKTDTVGPNIKKMITEQKAGKIDFKNDDKGNVHLMFGKVSMDKDKLLENLKILAVAVKKAKPATSKGNYIRNAVLVATMGPSIKITI from the coding sequence ATGCATGGTAAAAAGTATCTCAAATCTCTATCATTAATTGATAAGAATAAAATCTATGCTCCCGAAGAGGCAATTGCTCTTGCGAAGCAGACCTCGAATGTAAGGTTCGATGCGACCTTGGAGCTGCATTTCCGTTTAGGCATAGACCCGACAAAAGGCGAACAGCTTGTGCGCGGCAGCGCGGTATTGCCGCACAGTTTCGGCAAAAGTAAAAAAGTTGTTGCTTTTGTCCCCGCCGACAAAGAAAAAGAGGCCAAAGAAGCCGGCGCCGACATTGTTGGAGGCGAGGAATTGATAAAGGAGATTGCTGAATCAAAAAAATGCGATTTTGACGTGGCCATTGCCACTCCGGATATGATGCCCAAGCTTGCCAAGGTGGCAAAAATTCTCGGTCCCAGAGGTTTGATGCCGAATCCAAAAACCGACACCGTTGGCCCAAACATCAAAAAAATGATTACAGAGCAAAAGGCCGGGAAAATTGATTTTAAAAATGACGACAAGGGCAATGTTCATTTGATGTTCGGCAAAGTTTCCATGGACAAGGACAAGCTTTTGGAAAATCTTAAAATTCTCGCAGTGGCGGTTAAAAAAGCAAAACCCGCGACTTCAAAAGGCAATTACATTAGAAACGCGGTTTTGGTGGCAACGATGGGACCTTCAATAAAAATTACCATATAA
- a CDS encoding GxxExxY protein, giving the protein MAMPADCADKNFPLKELTYKIRGILFQVQNDLGTKFQEKHYCRGVASLFKQNGIPFKEQVPVKVFYKGEFLGAFKLDFLIADLIVLEAKTTDWLTSEHTQQMIRYLEATGKPVGFLVNFRKRPLEIKRVVLTNLRNQRRDSASA; this is encoded by the coding sequence ATGGCTATGCCCGCAGATTGCGCAGATAAAAATTTCCCTTTAAAAGAGTTGACCTACAAAATCAGGGGCATACTTTTTCAAGTTCAAAATGATTTAGGAACAAAATTCCAGGAAAAACATTATTGCAGAGGCGTTGCGTCATTGTTTAAACAGAATGGAATTCCTTTTAAAGAACAAGTGCCCGTTAAAGTGTTTTACAAAGGAGAATTTTTGGGCGCCTTTAAGCTCGATTTTTTAATTGCGGACTTAATAGTATTAGAAGCAAAAACAACAGATTGGCTTACTTCAGAACACACGCAACAAATGATTCGTTATTTAGAAGCCACCGGAAAACCTGTAGGATTTTTAGTCAATTTTCGCAAACGACCGTTGGAAATTAAACGCGTCGTTTTAACTAATCTGCGCAATCAGCGGCGCGACAGCGCATCTGCGTAA
- the dut gene encoding dUTP diphosphatase, with the protein MKVNIHLVDPTLPMPAYQTSGSVAFDLYAREDAIIKSREIKLIPTNIIIEVPEGFMFLIASRSSLPLKKGLVLANSVGILDQDYCGPKDEAMLQLLNITGHDVVIKRGERLAQGILVKIEKAELLESVSSVSEKSAGNSRGGFGSTGEF; encoded by the coding sequence ATGAAAGTAAATATTCATCTCGTCGATCCAACACTGCCCATGCCCGCTTATCAGACGAGTGGCTCCGTCGCTTTTGATTTATACGCGCGCGAAGACGCGATTATCAAATCGCGGGAAATAAAATTAATACCGACAAATATCATCATTGAAGTTCCCGAGGGTTTTATGTTTTTGATTGCTTCGCGTAGCTCGTTGCCGCTTAAAAAAGGTTTGGTTCTGGCGAATAGCGTTGGAATTTTAGACCAAGATTATTGCGGGCCCAAAGACGAGGCAATGCTCCAGCTTTTAAATATTACCGGCCATGATGTTGTGATAAAAAGAGGTGAGCGTTTGGCGCAAGGGATTTTGGTCAAAATAGAAAAAGCGGAATTATTAGAATCAGTGTCATCAGTGTCAGAAAAATCAGCGGGCAATTCCCGCGGCGGATTCGGGTCAACAGGCGAATTTTAA
- a CDS encoding GxxExxY protein, which yields MPEILHKELSYQIQGAFYDVYKTFRNAHKESVCHNALIENLINRGLKVDKNKRIDIYYQGKKVGTYIPDATVNDLIVIEIKCKPILLKSDISQFWHYLKSSNYKVGYLVNFGKPGGVEFIRRVYDTARTSAKQC from the coding sequence ATGCCAGAAATCTTACACAAAGAACTCTCGTATCAAATCCAAGGCGCATTTTACGACGTGTACAAGACCTTTCGAAACGCCCACAAAGAGTCAGTTTGTCACAATGCCTTAATAGAAAATCTTATAAACCGCGGTCTAAAAGTAGATAAAAATAAAAGAATAGACATTTATTATCAGGGTAAAAAAGTCGGCACTTATATTCCGGATGCGACAGTGAACGATTTAATAGTAATAGAAATCAAGTGTAAACCAATACTTTTAAAAAGCGACATTTCTCAATTTTGGCACTATCTGAAAAGTTCCAATTACAAGGTTGGTTATCTGGTTAATTTCGGTAAGCCGGGCGGAGTTGAATTTATCCGTCGTGTTTATGACACCGCTCGAACAAGCGCTAAACAATGCTAA
- a CDS encoding Asp-tRNA(Asn)/Glu-tRNA(Gln) amidotransferase subunit GatB: protein MQYVPIIGLEIHVQLKTKSKMFCACDNTGEDKSPNTTVCPVCMGHPGVLPVPNSQAIEYAVLAALSLNCQILDFSKFDRKNYFYPDLPKGYQISQFDKPIGVEGYLDITHLTSNVYRLSQPVSANGCRHSLTYDKQQTNNETGSDRRQTTTEMILKSTRIRITRVHLEEDAAKLIHKQDDTNGPCPANLTNMAKPPKAAAIPAPAGRLGISVIRGANEESPLVKSSSYIDFNRSGTPLLEIVTEPEIRSPQEAKIFLQELRLIMRYLGVSSADMEKGHLRCDANISLIEATERHNNATERHGVNWRSDGVEWRLNPKTEIKNLNSFKSVERALEYEIARQTKLFNEGKPPSAETTRGWNDARGITEEQRTKEGSSDYRYFPEPDIPPLNLIEITARIKSPSASPFIKGGLRGISGVKWRSDGVKLASTIPELPIAKRQRFADEYGFAPADARILTDDIYLADYTEKVMSELYEWLKSQPDAEIPISLISPINPISPINPISPIGPTGPIGLINPIQQKISRLVSTWLITKLFGLMEKHKIKSPTFPLLKRGTKGDLTPFDKATAPGGVPPKAVRGLSPASGGARGISPENFAEFLTLIYQNQLSSSSALVVLEEMLLSGGDPSQIMEEKRLGKMDDEERLVEIIQSVIKNNPKQVADYKSGKLQLLQFLIGVTLKETEGRADAKVVRKILEKYLK from the coding sequence ATGCAGTATGTACCTATTATTGGTTTAGAAATCCACGTTCAATTAAAAACAAAATCAAAAATGTTCTGCGCTTGCGACAACACCGGCGAGGACAAATCTCCCAACACCACAGTCTGTCCCGTCTGTATGGGTCATCCGGGAGTTTTGCCTGTGCCAAATTCGCAGGCGATTGAATACGCCGTTTTAGCGGCGCTATCTTTAAATTGCCAAATTTTGGATTTTTCAAAATTCGACAGGAAAAATTATTTTTATCCGGATTTGCCAAAGGGTTATCAAATATCACAGTTTGATAAACCAATTGGGGTGGAGGGATACCTTGACATAACCCATTTAACGTCAAACGTTTATCGTTTATCGCAACCCGTTTCGGCTAACGGTTGTCGTCATTCGTTAACTTACGACAAACAACAAACGAACAACGAAACGGGCAGCGACAGACGACAAACGACAACCGAAATGATTCTAAAATCTACTCGCATCCGCATTACCCGCGTCCACCTCGAAGAAGATGCTGCTAAACTGATTCATAAACAGGATGACACGAATGGGCCTTGCCCCGCTAATCTCACGAATATGGCTAAGCCGCCGAAGGCGGCCGCCATCCCGGCGCCCGCGGGGCGCCTAGGGATTAGTGTCATTCGTGGGGCGAACGAAGAGAGCCCATTAGTGAAATCCTCGTCATACATTGATTTTAACAGGTCAGGAACTCCGTTGTTGGAGATAGTAACAGAGCCGGAAATAAGGTCCCCTCAAGAAGCAAAAATATTTTTACAAGAACTTCGTCTTATAATGCGATATCTCGGCGTTTCCTCGGCAGATATGGAAAAAGGGCACCTTAGGTGTGATGCCAACATTTCGTTAATAGAAGCCACAGAACGCCATAACAACGCCACGGAACGCCATGGCGTAAATTGGCGTAGTGATGGCGTAGAATGGCGGCTTAATCCAAAGACAGAGATAAAAAATCTCAACTCGTTTAAGTCAGTTGAACGAGCCCTTGAGTATGAGATAGCGCGGCAAACAAAACTTTTTAATGAAGGAAAACCTCCGTCAGCAGAGACTACTCGCGGTTGGAATGACGCGCGAGGAATCACCGAAGAACAGCGGACAAAAGAGGGCTCAAGCGATTACCGATATTTTCCCGAACCGGATATTCCGCCGTTAAATTTAATTGAAATCACCGCGAGGATAAAATCCCCCTCCGCCTCCCCCTTTATCAAAGGGGGATTAAGGGGGATTTCTGGCGTAAAATGGCGTAGTGATGGCGTAAAATTGGCTTCTACAATTCCCGAATTACCCATCGCCAAACGCCAAAGATTCGCTGATGAATACGGTTTCGCCCCCGCCGACGCCAGAATTTTAACCGACGATATTTATCTCGCCGATTATACTGAAAAAGTAATGTCGGAGTTATACGAGTGGCTAAAGTCGCAACCCGACGCCGAGATTCCCATCAGTCTCATCAGTCCCATTAATCCCATTAGTCCCATTAATCCCATTAGTCCTATCGGTCCTACTGGACCTATCGGACTTATTAATCCTATTCAACAAAAAATATCCCGCCTCGTTTCAACATGGCTTATCACCAAACTTTTCGGCTTGATGGAAAAGCATAAAATTAAATCCCCCACTTTCCCCCTTTTAAAAAGGGGGACTAAGGGGGATTTAACCCCCTTTGATAAAGCCACCGCCCCTGGCGGGGTCCCGCCAAAGGCGGTGAGGGGATTAAGCCCCGCCTCTGGCGGGGCAAGGGGGATTTCGCCCGAAAATTTTGCCGAGTTTTTAACTTTAATTTACCAAAATCAACTTTCGTCTTCTTCCGCGCTTGTAGTTTTGGAAGAAATGCTTTTATCCGGCGGCGACCCAAGCCAAATTATGGAAGAAAAACGGCTTGGAAAAATGGACGACGAAGAACGCCTTGTTGAAATAATTCAAAGCGTAATAAAAAATAATCCCAAACAAGTCGCTGATTACAAATCCGGCAAACTTCAACTGCTTCAGTTTTTGATCGGTGTAACTTTAAAAGAAACCGAAGGCCGCGCCGACGCCAAAGTGGTGAGAAAGATTTTAGAAAAATATTTGAAGTAA
- a CDS encoding endonuclease domain-containing protein codes for MQTHLKDFQRELRQNMTMPERVLWRAIRNEQLGVKFRRQFVIENFILDFYAPITKLGIEVDGESHFENLENQNKDKLRDEILFRQGIKVLRFLNTDITRNLEGVLMVVADEIKKKIT; via the coding sequence ATGCAAACCCACCTTAAAGATTTTCAAAGAGAACTTAGACAAAATATGACGATGCCGGAGAGGGTTCTCTGGCGCGCAATTCGCAACGAGCAACTTGGCGTCAAATTTCGACGCCAATTCGTTATTGAAAATTTTATTTTAGATTTTTACGCTCCAATAACAAAGTTGGGCATTGAAGTAGATGGTGAAAGCCATTTTGAAAATTTAGAAAATCAAAATAAAGATAAATTAAGAGATGAAATTTTGTTTCGTCAAGGAATAAAAGTTTTAAGATTTTTGAATACTGATATAACGAGAAATTTGGAAGGCGTGTTAATGGTGGTTGCGGACGAAATTAAAAAGAAAATAACTTAG